Proteins found in one Sphingomonas taxi genomic segment:
- a CDS encoding PilZ domain-containing protein, producing the protein MAITAQIISDDRSSERFPAGLNATLRDQVTRPHDVMIDDLSLTGFRLSGGPAMALGSEASIGFAGIGVHQARVTRQDGDVYGCEFVTPITQEMLTRALTAGPVAPIAFPTAAGPSLLDHVPEPYVEPYSGRTKLAIATVAAAAGWAVAAGLYFALT; encoded by the coding sequence ATGGCGATAACTGCTCAGATCATCAGTGACGACCGCAGCTCGGAACGGTTCCCGGCCGGGCTCAACGCGACACTGCGCGACCAGGTGACGCGTCCCCACGACGTGATGATCGACGATCTGTCGCTGACCGGCTTCCGCCTGTCGGGCGGCCCGGCGATGGCGCTGGGCAGCGAGGCGTCGATCGGCTTCGCCGGCATCGGCGTGCATCAGGCGCGGGTGACGCGCCAGGACGGCGACGTCTACGGCTGCGAGTTCGTCACGCCGATCACGCAGGAGATGCTGACCCGCGCGCTCACCGCCGGCCCGGTCGCGCCGATCGCCTTCCCGACCGCGGCGGGCCCGTCGCTGCTCGACCACGTTCCCGAACCTTATGTCGAACCCTATTCGGGCCGCACCAAGCTGGCGATCGCGACGGTCGCGGCCGCCGCAGGCTGGGCGGTCGCAGCCGGCCTGTATTTCGCGCTGACCTGA
- a CDS encoding oligosaccharide flippase family protein, with the protein MALGSAGVPAPAAATRTTAVAATASHRTALASILAVGGRLLSRLIDLVALIVLARLLQPADFGLISIAMSLIFIVEAVMELPVSQVLLVERDITRTMMDTAFTLSVLRGVVLAILIGAAAWPFAMVYGDARLLPLIAALALAPAFRGISNPRLALYNRDLDFRRTVATELLGKVVSLCVSIGVAVATGSYWALALGTILSPVTASLMSFVLAPYRPTFSLKDWRLFRNFLSWLSGAQLFSAFAWQMDRLVLGRLAPTATVGRFTMADSLASIPGQVLLTPILGPLSAGLVAVRDDPERLRQAYLKTFAAVALLGFPILAGTALLAHPVVSLALGAKWDMVAPILQWLALAGIPGLLWTPLNALALALRRSTLIFNRQLTDFLVKVPLVIAGAWFFLIPGIAAARAAAALVLAGMAVRAARDAIELPVWAQLKAILRPILGCLVMGAVVFPVAQLLPTDLSRPWLTVALAALAALGALAFGATVLLLWQVAGRPQGGESMVLGIAAKLRRRRGGAAAGDGAMVSPAQEAAHADARDQIFALATASTKVNAEPAAASVYRILDILMQANLVQPTDNRAIEGEQYQPRITLVCQRCGQSTPIRGHTAANIISVAAGAAGFRMTAKTIEVDGHCVRCPTPSRQVARPYPKRP; encoded by the coding sequence GTGGCGCTAGGATCGGCGGGCGTCCCCGCCCCGGCCGCCGCCACCCGCACCACCGCCGTCGCGGCGACCGCCTCGCATCGCACCGCGCTCGCCTCGATCCTCGCGGTCGGCGGGCGATTGCTGTCGCGGCTGATCGATCTCGTCGCGCTGATCGTGCTGGCGCGGCTGTTGCAGCCCGCCGACTTCGGCCTGATCAGCATCGCGATGAGCCTGATCTTCATCGTCGAGGCGGTGATGGAACTGCCGGTGTCGCAGGTGCTGCTCGTCGAGCGCGACATCACCCGGACGATGATGGATACCGCCTTCACGCTCAGCGTGCTGCGCGGCGTCGTCCTGGCGATCCTGATCGGCGCGGCGGCCTGGCCCTTCGCGATGGTCTATGGCGACGCACGATTGCTGCCGCTGATCGCCGCGCTGGCGCTGGCGCCGGCGTTCCGCGGCATCAGCAATCCGCGGCTGGCGCTGTACAATCGCGATCTCGACTTCCGCCGGACCGTCGCCACCGAATTGCTCGGCAAGGTCGTGTCGCTGTGCGTGTCGATCGGCGTCGCGGTGGCGACGGGCAGCTATTGGGCGCTGGCGCTCGGCACCATCCTGTCGCCGGTGACGGCGTCGCTGATGTCGTTCGTCCTCGCCCCCTATCGGCCCACCTTCTCGCTCAAGGACTGGCGGCTGTTCCGCAACTTCCTGAGCTGGCTGAGCGGCGCGCAATTGTTCTCCGCCTTCGCCTGGCAGATGGACCGGCTGGTGCTCGGCCGGCTCGCGCCGACCGCGACGGTCGGCCGCTTCACCATGGCGGACAGTCTGGCGTCGATCCCCGGCCAGGTGCTGCTGACGCCGATCCTCGGGCCGCTGTCGGCGGGGCTGGTCGCGGTGCGCGACGATCCCGAGCGGCTGCGCCAGGCCTATCTCAAGACCTTCGCGGCGGTGGCGCTGCTCGGCTTTCCGATCCTCGCCGGCACTGCGTTGCTCGCCCATCCCGTCGTCAGCCTCGCGCTCGGCGCGAAATGGGATATGGTCGCGCCGATCCTGCAATGGCTGGCGCTCGCCGGCATTCCCGGCCTGTTGTGGACGCCGCTCAACGCGCTGGCGCTGGCGCTGCGCCGCTCGACGCTGATCTTCAACCGCCAGCTCACCGACTTCCTCGTCAAGGTGCCGTTGGTCATCGCCGGCGCCTGGTTCTTCCTGATCCCGGGGATCGCGGCCGCGCGGGCGGCCGCCGCGCTGGTGCTGGCCGGGATGGCGGTGCGCGCCGCGCGCGACGCCATCGAACTGCCGGTCTGGGCGCAGCTCAAGGCGATCCTGCGTCCGATCCTCGGTTGCCTGGTGATGGGGGCGGTCGTCTTCCCGGTGGCACAGCTGCTCCCGACCGATCTGTCGCGGCCGTGGCTGACGGTGGCGCTCGCCGCGCTCGCCGCGCTCGGCGCATTGGCGTTCGGCGCGACGGTGCTGCTGCTCTGGCAGGTCGCCGGCCGGCCGCAGGGCGGTGAATCGATGGTGCTCGGCATCGCCGCCAAGCTGCGCCGTCGGCGTGGCGGTGCCGCGGCGGGCGACGGCGCCATGGTGTCGCCCGCGCAGGAGGCGGCGCACGCCGATGCGCGCGACCAGATCTTCGCGCTCGCCACCGCCTCGACCAAGGTGAACGCCGAACCCGCCGCGGCGAGCGTCTATCGCATCCTCGATATCCTGATGCAGGCCAACCTCGTCCAGCCGACCGACAATCGGGCGATAGAAGGCGAGCAATATCAGCCGCGTATCACCCTGGTCTGCCAGAGGTGCGGGCAATCCACGCCGATCAGGGGCCATACCGCGGCGAATATCATCAGCGTTGCCGCCGGCGCCGCAGGGTTTCGCATGACCGCCAAGACGATCGAGGTCGACGGACATTGTGTACGCTGCCCGACCCCGTCGCGCCAAGTCGCCCGACCCTATCCGAAACGGCCATGA
- a CDS encoding glycosyltransferase family 2 protein — protein MTEGMPSIRASVVVINHNYGEFLATAIDSALAQDHADVEVVVVDDGSTDHSAAIIAGYGDRIRAVMKAQGGHVEAVNAGYAASSGEVVLFLDADDLIHPDCLRRALAMLQPGDSKVQFRLATLDRTGADQNMPFPHFPPNFSADDVLRGAARSGWYPWTVSTGNVFVRGFLDRVMPIDAKTVYRSPDGYLSKLAPLYGPVRSLREVLGGYRVHGQNAWASSQKTWSADTALRWLAFDRVLERAFVSAAQTQGVVVRQPLLRSFQALEYRMQALRFADPDKRPPDSRQTVMTDAVHWLVELHPFGWPGSVARFGWLAFLGYAPRRLVERQVRKARTQTNRSLFWRSMLSLTRKFE, from the coding sequence ATGACTGAGGGGATGCCGTCGATCCGGGCCAGCGTCGTCGTCATCAACCACAATTACGGCGAATTCCTCGCCACCGCGATCGACAGCGCGCTGGCGCAGGATCATGCCGATGTCGAAGTGGTCGTGGTCGACGACGGCTCCACCGACCATTCGGCCGCGATCATCGCCGGTTATGGCGACCGCATCCGGGCGGTGATGAAGGCGCAGGGCGGCCATGTCGAGGCGGTCAACGCCGGCTACGCCGCCTCGTCTGGCGAGGTGGTGCTGTTCCTCGACGCCGACGACCTGATCCATCCCGACTGCCTGCGCCGCGCGCTGGCGATGCTCCAGCCGGGCGATTCCAAGGTGCAGTTCCGGCTGGCGACGCTGGACCGCACCGGCGCCGACCAGAACATGCCGTTCCCGCATTTCCCGCCCAATTTCTCCGCCGACGACGTGTTGCGCGGCGCGGCGCGCTCGGGCTGGTATCCCTGGACGGTGTCGACCGGCAACGTCTTCGTCCGCGGTTTCCTCGACCGGGTGATGCCGATCGATGCCAAGACGGTCTATCGGTCGCCGGACGGCTATCTCAGCAAGCTCGCGCCGCTCTACGGGCCGGTGCGCTCGCTGCGCGAAGTGCTCGGCGGCTATCGCGTCCACGGCCAGAACGCCTGGGCGAGTTCGCAGAAGACGTGGAGCGCGGATACCGCGCTGCGCTGGCTCGCGTTCGACCGGGTGCTCGAACGCGCCTTCGTCAGCGCGGCGCAGACGCAGGGCGTCGTGGTCCGCCAGCCGCTGCTGCGCTCGTTCCAGGCGCTCGAATATCGCATGCAGGCGCTGCGCTTCGCCGATCCGGACAAGCGCCCGCCCGACAGCCGCCAGACGGTGATGACCGACGCCGTCCACTGGCTGGTCGAGCTCCACCCGTTCGGCTGGCCGGGCAGCGTCGCGCGATTCGGCTGGCTGGCGTTCCTCGGCTATGCGCCGCGCCGGCTGGTCGAACGCCAGGTGCGCAAGGCGCGCACCCAGACCAACCGCTCGCTGTTCTGGCGCTCGATGCTGTCGCTGACCCGCAAGTTCGAATAG
- a CDS encoding UDP-glucuronic acid decarboxylase family protein produces MHLEKRILITGGAGFLGSHLCDMMLARGHRVLCVDNFFTGTQRNVDHLRDNSRFELMRHDVSFPLFVEVDEIYNLACPASPIHYQRDPVQTTKVSVVGAINMLGLAKRTKAKIFQASTSEVYGDPSVHPQTEDYWGNVNPIGIRSCYDEGKRCAETLFFDYRRQHGLAIKVARIFNTYGPRMHPNDGRVVSSFIVQALRGQDITIFGSGEQTRSFCYVSDLLAGFVSLMDTPNDVTGPINIGNPVEFTMLELATLVIELTGSRSRIVHMPLPADDPRQRRPDITLARQQLDWEPKIQLREGLEKTIAYFDAQLAGYAQHQRADP; encoded by the coding sequence ATGCATCTTGAGAAACGCATCCTCATCACGGGCGGCGCCGGCTTCCTCGGCTCGCATCTGTGCGACATGATGCTCGCCCGCGGCCATCGCGTCCTGTGCGTCGACAATTTCTTCACCGGCACGCAGCGCAACGTCGACCATCTGCGCGACAATTCGCGCTTCGAGCTGATGCGCCACGACGTCAGCTTCCCGCTGTTCGTCGAGGTCGACGAGATCTACAATCTCGCCTGCCCGGCGAGCCCGATCCACTATCAGCGCGATCCGGTGCAGACCACCAAGGTCAGCGTCGTCGGCGCGATCAACATGCTCGGCCTCGCCAAGCGCACCAAGGCCAAGATCTTCCAGGCCTCGACCTCGGAAGTCTATGGCGACCCCAGCGTCCACCCGCAGACCGAGGATTATTGGGGCAACGTCAACCCGATCGGCATCCGCTCCTGCTACGACGAGGGCAAGCGCTGCGCCGAGACCTTGTTCTTCGACTATCGCCGCCAGCACGGCCTGGCGATCAAGGTCGCGCGGATCTTCAACACCTACGGGCCGCGCATGCACCCCAATGACGGGCGCGTCGTGTCGAGCTTCATCGTTCAGGCGTTGCGCGGGCAGGACATCACTATCTTCGGCTCGGGCGAGCAGACCCGGTCGTTCTGCTATGTCAGCGACCTGCTCGCCGGGTTCGTCTCGCTGATGGACACGCCGAACGACGTCACCGGCCCGATCAACATCGGCAATCCGGTCGAATTCACGATGCTGGAGCTGGCGACGCTGGTGATCGAGCTGACCGGCTCGCGCTCCAGGATCGTCCACATGCCGCTGCCCGCCGACGATCCGCGCCAGCGCCGCCCCGACATCACGCTGGCGCGCCAACAGCTCGACTGGGAGCCGAAGATCCAGTTGCGCGAGGGTCTCGAGAAGACGATCGCCTATTTCGACGCTCAGCTCGCCGGATACGCCCAGCACCAGCGGGCCGATCCATGA
- a CDS encoding TonB-dependent receptor domain-containing protein, which produces MNVTSRLLVGVAAIALISQDASAQTTVPVSDAPASATPASADETLPPDKDIIVTGTARPRRRLTTSISISAVDATDLVRLAPLGSADLLRNIPGLRSESSGGETNANIAVRGLPSASGGAKFVQFQEDGLPLLDFGDIAFATADTFLRPDYNIQRVEVLRGGSASTFTSNAPGAVINFISKTGDVAGGSIGFSRGVDFDRTRLDADYGAPIGHDWTFHVGGFYRIGKGLRNTGYTAERGGQFKANVTRKFDNGFIRLSVKVLDDRSPLYMPTPARITGTADKPVYESFPDFDLRSGTTLSPYFRSDTAIGHDGNRIASDLADGYRIKTRGGGAQVSFDLGDGFNFSDMFNVASNSGSVITSFPADVAPLATLAGRIGEAGATVAYASGPNAGRAIADPTRLNGNGLGLYALTFGVTLNDLTNATNILSLTRDYHLGAFKGSIALGYFKSFQKVSMDWHWNSYLEEAKGHRAALLDVYDSAGQPVTQNGLIAYGEPIFGNCCQRFYDVDYNIDAPYFGANFQIGGLNVGGSIRYNISSANGFYAGPSRPGMIDVNQDGRIQTPEQRVPVVDLNAAQPVDYRKSYLTYSVGVNYEIVHDVAAFGRVSRGARFNADHLLFGGGVRADGSIADEVAVNFVDQQDLGIKLRSGPLFANLTAFRALTAETNEIAVPVQMLVKNHYRSYGVEFEGGFDRGIFHLLGGATYTHARISESEVDPTLDGHIPYRQAAIVFQATPSIDTGRFVVGLNVTGTTSSYAGDSNTLKMPGYVLTNGFASVDVTPTIRLGLNAQNLFNVTAVTEVGRPRDYIPADGIASARTFAGRNVTASAVLRF; this is translated from the coding sequence ATGAACGTTACGTCCCGTTTGCTGGTCGGTGTGGCTGCGATCGCGTTGATCTCGCAGGACGCTTCGGCGCAAACCACCGTGCCGGTATCCGATGCCCCGGCATCCGCCACGCCGGCATCCGCTGACGAGACCTTGCCGCCCGACAAGGACATCATCGTCACCGGGACGGCGCGCCCACGGCGCCGGCTGACCACCAGCATCTCGATCAGCGCGGTCGATGCCACCGACCTCGTCCGGCTCGCGCCGCTGGGCAGTGCCGATCTGCTGCGCAACATTCCCGGTCTGCGGTCGGAATCGTCGGGCGGCGAGACCAATGCCAATATTGCGGTGCGCGGCCTGCCCTCCGCCAGCGGCGGGGCCAAGTTCGTCCAGTTCCAGGAAGACGGCCTGCCGCTGCTCGATTTCGGCGACATCGCCTTCGCCACCGCCGACACCTTCCTGCGTCCCGATTACAACATCCAGCGCGTCGAGGTGCTGCGCGGCGGATCGGCGTCGACCTTCACCAGCAACGCCCCCGGCGCGGTGATCAACTTCATCAGCAAGACCGGCGACGTCGCCGGCGGGTCGATCGGCTTCAGCCGCGGCGTCGACTTCGACCGGACCCGGCTCGATGCCGATTACGGCGCACCGATCGGCCACGACTGGACCTTCCACGTCGGCGGCTTCTACCGCATCGGCAAGGGGCTCAGGAACACGGGCTATACCGCCGAGCGCGGCGGCCAGTTCAAGGCCAATGTCACGCGCAAGTTCGACAACGGCTTCATCCGGCTGAGCGTCAAGGTTCTCGACGATCGCTCGCCGCTCTACATGCCGACGCCGGCCCGCATCACCGGCACCGCGGACAAGCCGGTCTACGAGAGCTTCCCCGATTTCGATCTGCGGTCCGGCACGACCCTGTCGCCCTATTTCCGCAGCGACACCGCGATCGGTCATGACGGCAACCGGATCGCCTCCGACCTTGCCGACGGCTATCGCATCAAGACCCGCGGCGGTGGCGCGCAGGTGTCGTTCGACCTGGGCGACGGCTTCAATTTCAGCGACATGTTCAACGTCGCCAGCAATTCGGGCAGCGTCATCACCTCCTTCCCGGCGGATGTGGCGCCGCTAGCAACCTTGGCGGGCAGGATCGGCGAAGCGGGCGCGACGGTGGCCTATGCCAGCGGGCCGAACGCCGGTCGGGCGATCGCCGACCCGACCCGGCTCAACGGCAACGGCCTGGGCCTCTACGCGCTGACCTTCGGCGTCACGCTCAACGATTTAACCAATGCGACCAACATCCTGTCGCTGACCCGCGATTACCATCTCGGCGCCTTCAAGGGCAGCATCGCGCTCGGCTATTTCAAGTCATTCCAGAAGGTCAGCATGGACTGGCATTGGAACAGCTATCTCGAGGAGGCGAAGGGCCATCGCGCCGCCTTGCTCGACGTCTACGACAGCGCCGGCCAGCCGGTGACGCAGAACGGGCTGATCGCTTATGGCGAACCCATATTCGGCAATTGCTGCCAGCGCTTCTACGACGTCGACTATAATATCGACGCGCCCTATTTCGGCGCCAATTTCCAGATTGGCGGGCTCAACGTCGGCGGCAGCATCCGCTACAACATTTCGTCTGCCAACGGCTTCTATGCCGGCCCCAGCCGCCCGGGCATGATCGACGTCAACCAGGACGGGCGTATCCAGACGCCCGAACAGCGCGTTCCCGTTGTCGACCTCAACGCGGCGCAGCCCGTCGATTACCGCAAGTCCTACCTCACCTATTCGGTCGGCGTGAATTACGAGATCGTCCATGATGTCGCGGCGTTCGGGCGGGTGAGCCGCGGCGCGCGCTTCAACGCCGACCATCTGCTGTTCGGGGGCGGCGTTCGCGCGGACGGCAGCATCGCCGACGAGGTCGCGGTCAATTTCGTCGACCAGCAGGATCTCGGCATCAAGCTCCGCTCCGGTCCGCTCTTCGCCAACCTCACCGCCTTCCGCGCGCTCACCGCGGAGACCAACGAGATCGCCGTCCCGGTGCAGATGCTGGTCAAGAACCATTACCGGTCCTACGGCGTCGAATTCGAGGGCGGGTTCGACCGCGGCATCTTCCACCTGCTCGGCGGGGCGACCTATACCCATGCCCGCATTTCCGAGAGCGAGGTCGATCCGACGCTCGACGGGCACATCCCCTATCGCCAGGCCGCTATCGTCTTCCAGGCGACGCCGTCGATCGATACCGGCCGCTTCGTCGTCGGCCTGAACGTCACCGGCACGACGTCATCCTATGCGGGTGACTCCAATACGCTGAAGATGCCGGGTTACGTCCTGACCAACGGCTTTGCGTCGGTCGACGTGACGCCGACGATCCGGCTGGGGCTGAACGCGCAGAATCTGTTCAACGTGACCGCGGTTACCGAGGTCGGCCGTCCCCGGGACTATATTCCGGCGGATGGCATCGCCAGCGCGCGGACCTTCGCCGGGCGCAACGTGACCGCATCGGCGGTGCTGCGCTTCTGA
- a CDS encoding acyltransferase family protein: MTPPDGTIRLAGIDLMRLVAFVAVVLIHAVSNGAQDAPVAADVIALLSRFAVPFFFVAFGYFMPQRSPERTALRLLVRLAPPFLVWALVYILYFQGSLAELRSPAMIVRLLITGLDGQHLWFLPALGVAGVLFAVVRSRLGWGAVLALALVFYALAFAFGPLRLLLHLPKPPFNTRNGPFFGLLFVTAGAWLRDRGRHIPLRLALAVFAVAALLQLAEVAALVAVGTIPFPRFTDNTLMTIPYGIAAFLVALAIPSTFRLSPLFARLARLSLGLYVVHLLFLDLAARLLGQATLAACLGNALLAVLASALCVLILDHIPPMRRLIR; encoded by the coding sequence GTGACGCCGCCAGACGGCACGATCCGCCTCGCCGGCATCGACCTGATGCGGCTGGTCGCCTTCGTCGCTGTGGTGCTGATCCATGCGGTGTCCAACGGCGCCCAGGACGCGCCGGTCGCGGCCGACGTGATCGCATTGCTGTCGCGCTTCGCCGTGCCCTTCTTCTTCGTCGCCTTCGGCTATTTCATGCCGCAACGCTCGCCCGAGCGGACCGCATTGCGCCTGCTCGTCAGGCTCGCGCCGCCCTTCCTGGTGTGGGCGCTGGTCTACATCCTCTATTTCCAGGGCTCGCTCGCCGAATTGCGCTCGCCGGCGATGATCGTGCGGCTGCTGATCACCGGTCTCGACGGCCAGCATCTCTGGTTCCTGCCCGCGCTGGGCGTCGCCGGCGTGCTGTTCGCCGTCGTGCGCAGCCGGCTCGGCTGGGGCGCGGTGCTCGCGCTGGCGCTCGTCTTCTATGCGCTGGCGTTCGCCTTCGGACCGTTGCGCCTGCTGCTTCATTTGCCGAAGCCGCCGTTCAACACACGCAACGGCCCCTTCTTCGGCCTGCTGTTCGTCACCGCGGGCGCGTGGCTGCGCGATCGCGGCCGTCATATTCCGCTACGCCTTGCGCTGGCAGTGTTCGCCGTCGCCGCGCTGCTGCAACTCGCCGAGGTCGCGGCGCTGGTCGCGGTCGGCACCATCCCCTTCCCGCGTTTCACCGACAACACGCTGATGACCATCCCTTATGGCATCGCCGCCTTCCTCGTCGCGCTGGCGATCCCGTCGACGTTCCGCCTGTCGCCGCTGTTCGCGCGGCTCGCGCGGCTCAGCCTCGGCCTCTATGTCGTGCACCTGCTGTTCCTCGACCTCGCGGCGCGCCTGCTGGGTCAGGCGACGCTCGCCGCCTGCCTCGGCAATGCGCTGCTCGCGGTGCTGGCGTCGGCGCTGTGCGTCTTGATCCTCGACCACATCCCGCCGATGCGTCGCCTGATCCGCTGA
- a CDS encoding UDP-glucose dehydrogenase family protein, translating into MRITMIGSGYVGLVSGACLSNFGHDVICVDKAADKIAALEAGRMPIFEPGLDALVAANVAAGRLRFTTDLAAAVAGADAIFIAVGTPARHGDGHADLSYVFAATEEIAAAVTGPTVVVTKSTVPVGTGDKVEAILREKRPDVAVAVVSNPEFLREGAAIGDFTRPDRIVIGTDDELARKVMREVYRPLYLNESPILFTGRRTSELIKYAANAFLATKITFINEIANLCEAVGADVQDVSRGIGLDNRIGKKFLHAGPGYGGSCFPKDTLALLKTAEDHDSPIQIVEAVVKVNDSRKRAMGRKVIAMLGDAPRGKTVALLGLTFKPNTDDMRDAPSIAIVQALHDAGVTVRAYDPEGMAAARATLPDITYCSDAYDAATGSDAVVIVTEWDAFRALDFERLKRTMAAPVLVDLRNVYRPAEIAALGFAYTSIGR; encoded by the coding sequence ATGCGTATTACCATGATCGGCTCGGGCTATGTCGGCCTCGTCTCGGGTGCCTGCCTGTCCAACTTCGGTCATGATGTGATCTGCGTCGACAAGGCGGCCGACAAGATCGCCGCGCTCGAGGCGGGGCGGATGCCGATCTTCGAGCCCGGACTGGACGCGCTGGTCGCCGCCAACGTCGCGGCCGGCCGGTTGCGCTTCACCACCGATCTCGCCGCGGCGGTGGCGGGCGCCGATGCGATCTTCATCGCGGTCGGCACACCCGCGCGACACGGCGACGGCCATGCCGACCTCAGCTACGTCTTCGCCGCGACCGAGGAGATCGCCGCAGCGGTGACCGGCCCGACCGTCGTCGTGACCAAATCGACCGTGCCCGTCGGCACCGGCGACAAGGTCGAGGCGATCCTGCGCGAGAAGCGCCCCGACGTCGCGGTGGCGGTCGTCTCCAACCCCGAATTCCTGCGCGAGGGCGCCGCGATCGGTGATTTCACCCGCCCCGACCGGATCGTCATCGGCACCGACGACGAGCTCGCGCGCAAGGTGATGCGCGAGGTCTACCGCCCGCTCTACCTCAACGAGAGCCCGATCCTGTTCACCGGCCGGCGCACGTCCGAGCTGATCAAATATGCGGCGAACGCCTTCCTCGCGACCAAGATCACCTTCATCAACGAGATCGCCAATCTGTGCGAGGCGGTCGGCGCCGACGTCCAGGACGTCAGCCGCGGCATCGGCCTCGACAACCGCATCGGCAAGAAGTTCCTGCACGCCGGCCCCGGCTATGGCGGCTCGTGCTTCCCCAAGGACACGCTCGCGCTGCTCAAGACCGCCGAGGATCACGACAGCCCGATCCAGATCGTCGAGGCGGTGGTCAAGGTCAACGACAGCCGCAAGCGCGCGATGGGCCGCAAGGTGATCGCGATGCTCGGCGATGCGCCGCGCGGCAAGACGGTCGCGCTGCTCGGCCTGACCTTCAAGCCCAACACCGACGACATGCGCGATGCGCCGTCGATCGCGATCGTCCAGGCGCTGCACGATGCCGGCGTGACGGTACGCGCCTATGATCCAGAAGGCATGGCCGCGGCACGCGCGACGTTGCCCGACATCACCTATTGCAGCGACGCCTATGACGCCGCGACGGGCAGCGACGCGGTGGTGATCGTCACCGAATGGGATGCGTTCCGCGCGCTCGACTTCGAGCGGCTGAAGCGGACGATGGCGGCCCCGGTGCTGGTCGACCTGCGCAACGTCTACCGCCCCGCCGAGATCGCCGCGCTCGGCTTCGCCTATACCTCGATCGGGCGGTGA
- the galE gene encoding UDP-glucose 4-epimerase GalE: MSRRILVTGGAGYIGSHTCKVLAAEGFLPVTYDNLSLGDPARVRWGPLVEGDVRDAAAVARAIADHGAEGVIHFAADAYVGESVADPARYYDNNVGGMIGLLAGMRTAGCGRIVFSSTCAVYGDPTTLPISEDTMPAPVNPYGRTKLIGEGMLTDYAAAYGLDFVALRYFNASGADLDGELGEDREYEPHLIPRAILHLLGHLPDFQVFGSDFPTPDGTAIRDYIHVADLARAHVLAVQRLLAGTGGRRIFNLGSGVGHSVAEVLAAIAAVSGRPLATPTGNRRPGDPPQLVADVAVARDDLGFTARHSALRDIIVSAWQWHVKTHREAVSS; the protein is encoded by the coding sequence ATGAGCAGGCGCATTCTGGTAACCGGCGGGGCGGGATATATCGGTAGCCATACCTGCAAGGTGCTCGCGGCCGAGGGGTTCCTGCCCGTCACCTACGACAATCTCAGCCTGGGCGATCCGGCGCGCGTGCGCTGGGGACCGTTGGTCGAGGGCGACGTCCGCGATGCCGCTGCGGTCGCCCGCGCGATCGCCGATCACGGCGCCGAGGGCGTGATTCATTTCGCCGCGGACGCCTATGTCGGCGAATCCGTCGCCGACCCTGCGCGCTATTACGACAATAACGTCGGCGGCATGATCGGCCTGCTCGCCGGCATGCGCACGGCAGGATGCGGCCGGATCGTCTTCTCGAGCACCTGCGCGGTCTATGGCGACCCGACGACGTTGCCGATCTCCGAGGACACGATGCCGGCACCGGTCAATCCTTATGGCCGGACCAAGCTCATCGGCGAAGGGATGCTCACCGATTATGCCGCCGCCTACGGGCTCGACTTCGTCGCGTTGCGCTATTTCAACGCGAGCGGCGCCGACCTCGACGGCGAGCTGGGCGAGGACCGCGAGTACGAACCGCATCTCATCCCGCGCGCGATCCTCCATTTGCTCGGCCATCTTCCCGATTTCCAGGTGTTCGGCAGCGACTTCCCGACCCCCGACGGCACCGCGATCCGCGACTATATCCATGTCGCCGACCTCGCCCGCGCGCACGTGCTGGCGGTGCAGCGGCTGCTCGCCGGCACCGGCGGCCGGCGCATCTTCAATCTCGGCTCGGGCGTCGGCCATTCGGTCGCCGAGGTGCTCGCCGCGATCGCCGCGGTGTCCGGCCGGCCGCTCGCCACCCCGACCGGCAACCGCCGCCCTGGCGACCCGCCGCAGCTCGTCGCCGACGTCGCGGTCGCGCGCGACGACCTCGGCTTCACCGCGCGCCATTCGGCCTTGCGCGACATCATCGTCTCGGCCTGGCAATGGCACGTAAAGACCCATCGCGAGGCCGTGTCATCCTGA